From Enterococcus mediterraneensis, the proteins below share one genomic window:
- a CDS encoding aspartate carbamoyltransferase catalytic subunit: protein MIIQSERISLKHLLTVEALTDQEVMGLIRRGQEFKNGAKWTPEKDQYFATNLFFENSTRTHKSFDVAEKKLGLEVIEFDSSTSSVQKGETLYDTVLTMSALGVDVAVIRHGDENYYDELIQSKTIQCSIINGGDGSGQHPTQCLLDLMTIYEEFGYFEGLKIAIVGDITHSRVAKSNMQMLKRLGAKVFFSGPEEWYDPEFEVYGHYLPLDELVSEVDVMMMLRVQHERHDGSESFSKESYHNEYGLTVERAKQMRPHAIIMHPAPVNRDVELADSLVESLQSRIIQQMTNGVYVRMAILEAVLSGKA from the coding sequence ATGATCATTCAGTCAGAGAGAATCAGTTTGAAACATCTATTAACCGTTGAGGCATTGACCGATCAAGAAGTAATGGGACTTATCCGCCGCGGACAGGAATTTAAAAACGGCGCAAAATGGACACCTGAAAAAGACCAATACTTCGCCACTAATCTTTTCTTTGAGAATAGTACACGAACCCATAAAAGTTTTGATGTCGCTGAAAAGAAATTGGGACTGGAAGTGATCGAGTTTGATTCTTCAACCAGCTCTGTCCAAAAAGGCGAGACGCTTTATGACACAGTGCTGACGATGTCGGCTCTTGGCGTTGACGTAGCAGTGATCCGCCATGGAGACGAAAACTATTACGATGAATTGATCCAAAGCAAAACGATCCAATGCAGTATCATCAACGGTGGCGACGGCAGCGGCCAGCATCCTACACAATGTCTGCTGGATCTGATGACGATCTATGAAGAGTTCGGCTACTTTGAAGGATTGAAAATAGCGATCGTCGGAGACATCACCCATTCACGGGTAGCAAAATCCAACATGCAAATGCTGAAACGTCTCGGCGCAAAAGTCTTCTTCTCCGGACCGGAAGAATGGTATGATCCTGAGTTTGAAGTTTACGGCCATTATCTGCCGTTAGACGAATTGGTTTCCGAAGTAGATGTCATGATGATGCTGCGTGTCCAACACGAACGTCATGACGGCAGTGAAAGTTTTTCAAAAGAAAGCTATCACAATGAATACGGCTTGACTGTGGAGCGGGCGAAACAAATGCGGCCTCACGCGATCATCATGCACCCGGCACCAGTCAACCGCGATGTAGAGTTGGCAGATTCATTAGTAGAAAGTCTGCAATCGCGGATCATCCAGCAAATGACTAATGGTGTCTATGTCCGGATGGCGATTTTAGAAGCAGTATTATCAGGTAAAGCGTAA
- the pyrR gene encoding bifunctional pyr operon transcriptional regulator/uracil phosphoribosyltransferase PyrR, with protein sequence MSTKEVVDAVTMKRALTRITYEIIERNRGLEDLVLVGIKTRGIYIARRIAERLKQLEDIEVPVGELDITLYRDDQKAKNEDPEVHSSTIPVNLEGREVIVVDDVLYTGRTIRAALDAIMDYGRPRKISLAVLVDRGHRELPIRADYVGKNIPTSLTEEIIVEMEEADGKDRILIDKAGE encoded by the coding sequence ATGTCAACTAAAGAAGTCGTAGATGCAGTAACAATGAAACGAGCGTTAACACGTATCACTTATGAAATCATCGAAAGAAATCGCGGACTTGAAGATCTTGTCTTGGTAGGGATCAAAACGCGAGGAATCTATATCGCCCGACGGATCGCGGAACGTTTGAAACAGCTGGAAGATATTGAAGTTCCTGTCGGTGAATTGGATATTACATTGTACCGTGACGATCAAAAAGCGAAAAACGAAGATCCAGAAGTTCACTCTTCAACGATCCCAGTCAATCTGGAAGGCAGAGAAGTCATCGTTGTTGACGACGTACTTTACACAGGACGCACGATCCGGGCGGCATTAGACGCGATCATGGACTACGGACGTCCTCGCAAGATCTCATTGGCAGTCTTGGTGGACCGCGGTCACCGGGAATTACCGATCCGGGCAGATTATGTCGGAAAAAATATTCCAACTTCTTTAACAGAAGAAATCATCGTTGAGATGGAAGAAGCAGATGGCAAAGATCGGATCTTGATCGATAAAGCCGGCGAGTAG
- the carB gene encoding carbamoyl-phosphate synthase large subunit translates to MPKRTDIKKIMVIGSGPIIIGQAAEFDYAGTQACLALKEEGYEVVLVNSNPATIMTDKEIADRVYIEPITFEFVSRILRKEHPDALLPTLGGQTGLNMAMELAESGILTELGIELLGTKLSAIDQAEDRDLFKKLMEELDQPIPESAIITTVEEAIDFADQIGYPVIVRPAFTLGGTGGGMCDNEEELRTIAENGLKLSPATQCLIEKSIAGFKEIEYEVMRDSADNAIVVCNMENFDPVGIHTGDSIVFAPSQTLSDHEYQLLRDASLRIIRALQIEGGCNVQLALDPHSFNYYVIEVNPRVSRSSALASKATGYPIAKLAAKIAVGLTLDEMKNPVTETTYAEFEPALDYVVAKIPRWPFDKFENGDRILGTQMKATGEVMAIGRNIEEALLKAVRSLEVGATHVELPVLEQLSDNELTKKMVKAQDDRLFYVTEAIRRGYTIQDIAEMTKIDLFFLDKLLHITEIEEQLKAAPFDKTTLKKAKQNGFSDVKIAQLWQTEAAKIREFRKENQLVPVYKMVDTCSAEFESTTPYFYSSYEFENESVVTQKPSVLVLGSGPIRIGQGVEFDYATVHSVKAIQAAGYEAIIINSNPETVSTDFSISDKLYFEPLTLEDVQNVIDLEQPIGVIVQFGGQTAINLAEPLAKSGTKILGTSIEDLDRAENRDLFEQALKELGIPQPPGDTATNKEEAVTIAQRIGYPVLVRPSYVLGGRAMEIVENQQDLEDYMENAVKASPEHPVLVDRYLIGGECEVDAICDGETVLIPGIMEHIERAGIHSGDSMAVYPPQYLSEEIKKTIADYTEKLALGLNCIGMMNIQFVIHDEQVYVIEVNPRASRTVPFLSKVTGIPMAQLATQAILGNKLADQGYQNGLYPESKDVHVKAPVFSFTKLQKVETHLGPEMKSTGEVMGSDKTLEKALYKAFEAAGLHIHEFGTVLFSVADDAKEEAVNLARRFSTIGFTIVATNGTAEYFQKQGIRTKAVAKISDHTTPNALEYLRGKAQLVVNTMDKNRQGTSQDGFMIRREAVEHGVPLCTSLDTATAILKVMESRAFTTQAI, encoded by the coding sequence ATGCCAAAACGGACAGATATAAAGAAAATCATGGTGATCGGATCCGGTCCCATTATCATCGGGCAGGCTGCTGAATTCGACTATGCCGGAACACAAGCATGTCTGGCATTGAAAGAAGAAGGCTACGAAGTCGTTCTGGTCAATTCCAACCCCGCAACGATCATGACAGACAAAGAAATCGCCGATCGTGTCTATATCGAACCGATCACCTTTGAATTTGTTTCACGAATCTTGCGTAAGGAACATCCTGATGCTCTGTTACCAACACTAGGCGGTCAAACCGGACTGAATATGGCAATGGAATTAGCCGAATCAGGGATCTTAACAGAATTAGGAATCGAACTTCTGGGAACCAAACTTTCCGCCATCGACCAGGCAGAAGACCGGGATCTATTCAAAAAATTGATGGAAGAGTTGGATCAGCCGATCCCAGAATCAGCCATCATCACTACCGTTGAGGAAGCAATCGATTTTGCTGATCAAATCGGCTATCCAGTTATCGTACGTCCAGCCTTTACACTTGGCGGTACTGGCGGCGGTATGTGCGACAATGAAGAAGAATTGCGGACCATCGCTGAAAATGGTCTTAAATTATCGCCGGCAACTCAATGCTTGATCGAAAAAAGCATCGCCGGTTTCAAAGAGATCGAATACGAAGTGATGCGAGACTCCGCCGATAACGCGATCGTTGTCTGCAACATGGAAAACTTTGATCCAGTGGGCATCCATACCGGCGATTCTATCGTCTTCGCACCAAGTCAAACACTATCTGATCACGAATACCAGTTGTTAAGAGATGCTTCTTTGCGGATCATCCGCGCACTTCAAATCGAGGGCGGCTGTAATGTACAGCTGGCACTTGACCCACACAGCTTCAACTATTATGTCATCGAAGTCAATCCGCGGGTTTCACGTTCTTCCGCTTTAGCAAGTAAAGCAACAGGCTATCCGATCGCAAAACTAGCCGCAAAAATCGCTGTCGGTCTTACATTGGATGAAATGAAAAATCCCGTGACTGAAACCACCTATGCTGAATTCGAACCGGCATTGGATTATGTCGTTGCAAAGATCCCGCGTTGGCCATTTGATAAATTTGAAAACGGCGACCGGATCTTAGGAACACAGATGAAAGCCACTGGTGAAGTCATGGCGATCGGCCGCAATATCGAAGAAGCTTTGCTGAAAGCTGTCCGTTCATTGGAGGTGGGCGCGACTCACGTTGAACTGCCGGTTCTTGAACAGCTTTCTGACAATGAACTAACGAAAAAAATGGTCAAAGCACAAGACGATCGTCTGTTTTATGTCACCGAAGCGATTCGCCGCGGGTATACAATCCAAGACATTGCGGAAATGACTAAGATCGATCTGTTTTTCTTAGACAAACTCCTGCACATCACCGAGATCGAAGAACAGCTGAAAGCAGCGCCATTTGATAAAACGACATTGAAAAAAGCCAAGCAAAACGGTTTTTCTGATGTGAAGATCGCTCAGCTTTGGCAAACAGAAGCCGCAAAAATCCGAGAATTTCGTAAAGAAAATCAGTTGGTGCCTGTCTATAAAATGGTGGACACTTGCTCGGCGGAATTCGAATCAACGACACCATATTTTTACAGCAGTTATGAATTTGAAAATGAAAGTGTTGTGACCCAAAAACCTTCCGTCCTTGTATTAGGCTCAGGTCCGATCCGTATCGGTCAAGGTGTGGAATTCGATTATGCGACAGTCCATTCTGTCAAAGCGATCCAAGCAGCAGGATACGAGGCTATCATCATCAACAGCAATCCGGAAACAGTATCGACAGACTTTTCCATCTCTGACAAGCTGTATTTTGAACCATTGACACTGGAAGATGTTCAAAACGTGATCGATCTGGAACAACCGATCGGCGTGATCGTGCAATTCGGCGGACAAACTGCCATCAATTTAGCAGAACCGTTGGCAAAAAGCGGCACGAAGATTTTAGGAACCAGTATCGAGGATCTGGATCGTGCGGAAAATCGCGATCTTTTCGAACAAGCATTGAAAGAACTAGGGATCCCGCAACCACCGGGCGATACAGCGACGAATAAAGAAGAAGCGGTAACGATCGCGCAAAGAATCGGATATCCAGTCTTGGTACGTCCAAGTTACGTCTTAGGCGGCCGCGCGATGGAAATCGTTGAGAACCAACAGGACCTGGAAGACTATATGGAAAATGCCGTCAAAGCTTCACCGGAACATCCAGTACTTGTCGATCGTTATCTGATCGGCGGCGAATGCGAAGTGGACGCGATCTGTGATGGCGAGACCGTGTTGATTCCAGGTATCATGGAACACATCGAACGAGCAGGGATCCATTCAGGAGATTCGATGGCCGTTTATCCGCCACAGTATCTTTCCGAAGAAATCAAGAAAACGATCGCTGACTATACAGAAAAATTGGCATTAGGCTTGAACTGTATCGGGATGATGAATATCCAATTTGTGATCCACGATGAACAAGTTTATGTTATCGAAGTCAATCCGAGAGCCAGCCGTACCGTGCCGTTTTTAAGCAAAGTCACAGGCATCCCGATGGCTCAACTGGCAACCCAAGCTATTTTAGGCAACAAACTGGCCGATCAAGGCTATCAAAATGGACTTTATCCAGAGAGCAAGGACGTCCATGTCAAAGCGCCGGTCTTTTCATTCACGAAATTGCAAAAAGTCGAAACCCACTTAGGTCCGGAAATGAAATCTACAGGTGAAGTAATGGGCTCTGATAAAACATTGGAAAAAGCGTTGTATAAAGCCTTCGAAGCAGCAGGACTGCATATCCATGAATTCGGCACTGTCCTGTTTTCCGTCGCGGACGACGCAAAAGAAGAAGCGGTCAATCTGGCAAGACGA
- a CDS encoding CBS domain-containing protein, translating to MGQQAESFLISFNRIEKWLRQKLGNPRNMGFSEMVRHLSRRKDLPVRSHSEDLLQMAQLRNAIVHDQVAEGFVIAEPNQWTVDRIQQIENELLEPEKVLPRFKKHVTGFEISMPITEILKTIAAKKHSQFPLYSKGKFEGLITLRALGYWFARESLKGEIKLEGRTARELIISDGKKTNYRFVSADTTIAEIETLFHSDGDDGMLEAILITQDADPNGNLLGIIRPRDIYTQSEKS from the coding sequence ATGGGACAACAAGCTGAATCTTTTTTAATAAGCTTCAATCGAATCGAAAAATGGCTCCGCCAAAAATTAGGTAATCCTCGAAACATGGGCTTTAGTGAAATGGTCCGGCATTTAAGCAGAAGAAAAGACCTGCCGGTAAGAAGTCACTCGGAAGATCTCTTACAGATGGCGCAGCTGCGCAATGCAATCGTCCACGACCAAGTCGCTGAAGGATTTGTCATCGCTGAGCCGAATCAATGGACTGTCGATCGCATCCAACAGATCGAAAATGAACTGCTGGAGCCGGAAAAAGTTTTGCCAAGATTCAAAAAGCATGTTACCGGCTTTGAGATCTCTATGCCTATCACCGAGATTTTAAAAACCATCGCCGCTAAAAAGCATTCTCAATTTCCTCTTTACAGCAAGGGAAAATTTGAAGGACTGATCACGTTGCGTGCGTTGGGGTATTGGTTTGCCAGAGAAAGCTTGAAAGGGGAAATCAAGCTGGAAGGGCGTACTGCCCGCGAGCTGATCATTTCTGACGGGAAAAAGACCAATTATCGGTTTGTTTCCGCTGATACCACTATCGCAGAGATCGAAACACTATTCCATAGCGACGGTGATGACGGGATGTTAGAAGCGATCCTGATCACCCAAGACGCCGATCCTAACGGCAATTTATTAGGGATCATTCGTCCCCGCGATATTTATACCCAATCAGAAAAGAGTTGA
- a CDS encoding dihydroorotase has product MKTLIKNGKIISHDNQTIPAEIWIEEGKIKAIGTGFDTVFDEVFDAQGQLITQGLVDVHVHLREPGYTYKETIKTGSMAAARGGFTTVCAMPNLDPVPDTAEKLTEVYDLIKKDAVVNVLQYAPITEKLRSDVLTDQKALKKAGAFAFTNDGVGVQTAGTMYLAMKEAAANDMALVAHTEDESLLFGGVMHAGKKAEELGLPGILSATESSQIARDLLLAEETGCHYHVCHVSTKESVRVIRDAKKAGVHVTAEVSPHHLILCEEDIPEDFGYWKMNPPLRGKDDREALIEGLLDGTIDCIATDHAPHGFDEKNQSFLKAPFGIVGSEYAFQLIYTHFVKTGKFTLEQVIDWMAVKPAAIFGLDTGRLTIGGKADLAIFDIQHAYQIDSKQFESKAVNTPFDKWEVYGDTLYTFVNGHAVWQKGGK; this is encoded by the coding sequence ATGAAAACACTCATTAAAAACGGTAAAATTATTTCTCACGATAATCAAACGATCCCGGCAGAAATCTGGATCGAAGAAGGCAAAATCAAAGCGATCGGAACTGGTTTTGATACGGTTTTTGATGAAGTGTTTGATGCCCAAGGACAGCTGATCACTCAAGGCTTGGTAGATGTCCATGTCCACTTGCGGGAACCTGGATACACCTATAAAGAAACGATCAAAACCGGCAGTATGGCAGCGGCTCGCGGTGGATTTACCACCGTTTGTGCCATGCCGAATCTTGATCCGGTACCGGATACAGCTGAAAAATTGACAGAAGTTTACGACTTGATCAAAAAAGATGCCGTAGTCAATGTATTGCAATACGCGCCGATCACAGAAAAACTCCGCAGTGATGTACTGACAGATCAAAAAGCATTAAAAAAAGCCGGGGCGTTTGCCTTTACTAACGATGGCGTCGGCGTACAGACTGCCGGCACCATGTATCTGGCTATGAAAGAAGCGGCTGCCAATGATATGGCGCTGGTTGCCCATACAGAAGACGAGTCGTTGCTTTTCGGCGGTGTGATGCACGCCGGCAAAAAAGCAGAAGAATTAGGACTTCCAGGCATTCTTAGTGCAACGGAATCTTCCCAGATCGCCAGAGATTTGCTTTTAGCAGAAGAAACCGGCTGTCATTATCATGTCTGCCATGTATCTACCAAAGAGAGCGTGCGAGTGATCCGAGATGCGAAAAAAGCCGGTGTCCACGTCACTGCCGAGGTTTCGCCGCATCACCTGATCTTATGCGAAGAAGATATCCCAGAAGATTTCGGTTATTGGAAAATGAATCCGCCGTTGAGAGGCAAAGACGACCGCGAAGCATTGATCGAAGGTCTGTTGGACGGAACCATCGATTGTATCGCAACCGACCATGCTCCCCATGGTTTTGACGAAAAAAATCAAAGTTTTTTAAAAGCACCATTCGGGATTGTGGGATCGGAATACGCGTTTCAACTGATTTATACGCATTTTGTCAAAACCGGCAAATTTACATTAGAACAAGTAATTGACTGGATGGCAGTCAAACCAGCAGCGATCTTCGGATTAGATACTGGCCGCTTAACGATCGGCGGAAAAGCAGATCTGGCAATCTTTGATATCCAGCATGCTTATCAGATCGACTCAAAACAATTCGAATCAAAAGCTGTCAACACACCATTTGACAAGTGGGAAGTATACGGCGATACATTGTATACCTTTGTCAATGGTCATGCGGTATGGCAAAAAGGTGGGAAATAA
- a CDS encoding RluA family pseudouridine synthase gives MPKQINLVIHDEKGRIDKVLAERLKEYSRSQIQQWLKNQNVSLHGEPVRANYKVKSGDQLIIEIPDPEELDLTPESLDLEIVYEDEDVAVVNKPQGMVVHPAAGHTHGTLVNGLLYQLKNLSSINDVIRPGIVHRIDKDTSGLLMVAKNDFAHESLAKQLKDKTSLRKYVALVHGVIPHDKGTIEAPIGRSKTNRKTQAVIEDGRPAVTHFTVLERFDEFTLVELQLETGRTHQIRVHMQYIGYPLAGDPVYGPRKTLKGNGQFLHAKLLGFTHPRTGENLVFEAPLPEIFEETLKKLRKKH, from the coding sequence ATGCCAAAACAAATTAATCTTGTGATCCATGATGAAAAAGGGCGGATCGATAAAGTTTTAGCGGAACGTCTGAAAGAATACAGCCGTTCTCAGATCCAACAATGGCTGAAAAATCAAAATGTTTCCCTTCATGGCGAGCCGGTAAGAGCAAACTATAAAGTGAAGTCTGGCGATCAGCTGATCATTGAGATCCCGGATCCCGAAGAATTGGATTTGACACCTGAATCATTGGATCTTGAGATCGTGTATGAAGATGAAGACGTGGCGGTGGTCAATAAACCGCAGGGAATGGTGGTTCATCCGGCTGCCGGCCATACTCACGGCACATTAGTGAATGGACTGCTGTATCAACTGAAAAATCTGTCTTCTATCAATGATGTGATCCGTCCAGGTATTGTTCACCGCATCGATAAAGATACTTCCGGTTTATTGATGGTGGCTAAAAATGATTTTGCTCATGAGTCTTTGGCGAAACAGTTGAAAGATAAAACTTCTCTGAGAAAATATGTGGCACTAGTCCATGGAGTCATCCCACATGACAAGGGAACGATTGAAGCACCGATCGGCCGTTCTAAAACCAACCGTAAAACACAAGCAGTTATTGAAGATGGCCGTCCCGCGGTCACTCATTTTACAGTCTTAGAACGTTTTGATGAATTTACATTAGTGGAATTACAATTGGAAACCGGACGGACACACCAGATCCGTGTCCATATGCAATATATCGGCTACCCTTTAGCAGGTGATCCGGTTTATGGTCCTCGCAAGACACTTAAAGGCAATGGACAGTTCCTGCATGCCAAACTTTTAGGCTTTACACATCCCCGAACAGGTGAGAATTTAGTCTTTGAAGCACCGCTGCCGGAAATTTTTGAAGAAACTTTAAAAAAATTACGGAAAAAGCATTGA
- a CDS encoding carbamoyl phosphate synthase small subunit, with translation MKRWLILEDGTYFEGEGFGAETNVFGEIVFTTSMTGYQETITDQSFNGQIITFTYPMVGNYGINRDDHESIAPTCKGVVVKEHARLASNWRNQMTLDEFLKRKGIPGIAGIDTRALTKKLRQHGTMKASIVAEEDFTHAYDQLKAAVLPTNQVAQVSTAKPYPSPGTGHNVVVIDFGLKHSILRELSKRHCNLTVLPYDTSAKKILELSPDGVMLTNGPGDPKDVPEAIAMIREIQGKVPIFGICLGHQLFSLANGADTYKMKFGHRGLNHPVREIATGRIDFTSQNHGYAVAEESIDPNILMVTHIEVNDGTIEGVRHKNYPAFSVQFHPDAAPGPHDAVHLFDEFIDMMDTWKEQHICQNGQI, from the coding sequence ATGAAACGTTGGTTGATTTTAGAAGATGGCACTTATTTTGAAGGAGAAGGATTCGGCGCTGAAACGAATGTTTTCGGCGAGATCGTTTTTACTACCAGTATGACTGGGTATCAAGAAACGATCACCGACCAAAGTTTTAACGGACAGATCATCACATTTACGTATCCTATGGTGGGAAATTACGGCATCAATCGTGACGATCATGAGTCTATCGCACCGACTTGTAAAGGGGTAGTCGTTAAAGAACATGCCCGTCTAGCAAGCAATTGGCGCAATCAAATGACATTAGACGAATTTTTGAAACGCAAAGGTATCCCCGGAATCGCCGGGATCGATACCCGCGCGCTAACAAAAAAATTGCGTCAGCACGGCACGATGAAAGCCAGTATCGTGGCAGAAGAAGACTTTACCCATGCTTACGATCAATTGAAAGCCGCTGTTTTGCCTACCAATCAAGTAGCACAAGTCTCCACTGCGAAACCTTATCCAAGCCCGGGCACTGGACACAATGTAGTCGTGATCGATTTTGGCTTGAAGCACAGTATTTTGCGGGAGCTTTCCAAACGCCACTGCAATTTGACGGTATTGCCGTATGATACCAGCGCGAAAAAGATCTTGGAACTTTCTCCAGATGGCGTGATGCTGACGAACGGACCGGGAGATCCGAAAGATGTACCGGAAGCTATTGCGATGATTCGAGAGATTCAAGGAAAAGTTCCGATTTTCGGAATCTGCTTAGGACATCAATTATTTTCACTGGCAAATGGCGCTGATACTTACAAGATGAAATTCGGACACCGGGGGTTGAATCACCCAGTACGGGAGATCGCCACCGGAAGAATCGATTTTACTTCGCAAAATCACGGCTATGCCGTAGCGGAAGAATCTATCGATCCGAATATTTTGATGGTGACTCATATTGAAGTGAACGATGGCACCATCGAAGGGGTACGTCATAAAAACTATCCGGCATTCAGCGTACAGTTTCACCCGGATGCGGCGCCTGGACCTCACGATGCCGTGCACTTATTTGATGAATTTATAGATATGATGGATACATGGAAGGAGCAGCACATATGCCAAAACGGACAGATATAA
- the lspA gene encoding signal peptidase II, whose protein sequence is MLIVYLVICILLLVLDQLVKWWTVANFALGETQPLIPHILSLTHIRNTGAAWSIMEGQIVFFTIVTVVAVSVCGYLLVKHRNDNKFFTFGLTMIIAGALGNFIDRIRLGYVVDMFQTDFMNFPIFNVADMSLVIGVIMVFIYAIWDEHTKEKQHAKTN, encoded by the coding sequence TTGTTAATCGTTTATTTAGTAATTTGTATCCTGCTTTTAGTTCTCGATCAGCTGGTCAAATGGTGGACTGTCGCCAACTTTGCGTTAGGTGAGACCCAACCGCTGATCCCTCACATCCTTTCATTGACTCATATCCGCAATACCGGCGCGGCGTGGAGCATCATGGAAGGTCAGATTGTTTTCTTTACGATCGTCACAGTTGTCGCCGTTTCGGTCTGCGGCTATCTTTTAGTGAAACATCGCAATGACAATAAATTTTTCACATTCGGTTTGACAATGATTATTGCCGGAGCATTAGGGAACTTTATCGATCGTATTCGTTTAGGCTACGTTGTCGATATGTTCCAAACGGACTTCATGAATTTCCCGATTTTCAATGTCGCCGATATGTCTTTAGTCATCGGTGTGATCATGGTCTTTATCTACGCGATCTGGGATGAGCATACAAAGGAGAAACAGCATGCCAAAACAAATTAA
- the uraA gene encoding uracil permease, with product MAKEFRNNDAVLDIHDKPKTFQWLGLSLQHLFTMFGATVLVPILVGINPGIALVSSGLGTLVYLTTTKGKIPAYLGSSFAFIAAMQMLMKSDGYPAVAQGAITTGIVYLIVSLIVRKIGSAWLNRILPPIVVGPVVMVIGLGLAANAANNAMFNGDKYDIKYIAVALLTLLVTIIFNMWLKGFLGLIPILLGIISGYLIALAFGIVDTQPIADAAWFAVPNFEIPFVQYTPKLYLNAITTMAPIAFVTMTEHIGHLMVLNKLTKRNFFEEPGLHKTLMGDGLAQIVAGFVGGPPVTSYGENIGVLAITKVHSVFVIGGAAILAVVLGFVGKLSALILSIPGPVISGISFILFGVIAASGLKILIENKIDFDKKKNLLIASVILVIGIGGLVFEFGTFTLSAMALATVLGIILNLVLPETSRSEQEEAKHDHSVRENQFETSINR from the coding sequence ATGGCAAAAGAATTTCGCAATAACGATGCAGTATTAGATATCCATGACAAACCAAAAACGTTTCAATGGTTAGGACTAAGCTTACAGCACTTATTCACGATGTTTGGCGCAACTGTCCTGGTACCGATTTTAGTAGGGATCAACCCAGGGATCGCGTTAGTCAGTTCCGGTCTGGGAACCCTCGTTTATCTGACCACAACGAAAGGCAAGATTCCGGCATATCTGGGCAGCAGCTTCGCATTTATTGCAGCGATGCAGATGCTGATGAAATCTGACGGGTATCCAGCGGTCGCTCAAGGAGCAATCACTACCGGGATCGTCTACCTGATCGTTTCACTGATCGTCAGAAAAATCGGTTCAGCTTGGCTCAACCGCATCTTGCCGCCGATCGTTGTCGGTCCGGTGGTAATGGTCATCGGTTTGGGACTAGCAGCAAACGCCGCGAACAACGCCATGTTCAACGGAGACAAATACGATATCAAATATATCGCAGTCGCACTTTTGACATTACTGGTTACGATCATCTTCAACATGTGGCTGAAAGGTTTCTTGGGTCTGATCCCGATCCTTTTGGGAATCATCAGTGGTTATCTGATTGCTTTGGCCTTTGGGATCGTGGATACACAACCGATCGCTGACGCAGCATGGTTTGCTGTACCGAATTTCGAAATTCCTTTTGTGCAGTACACACCAAAACTTTATCTCAACGCGATCACGACGATGGCGCCGATCGCTTTTGTAACAATGACAGAACACATTGGTCATTTGATGGTCCTTAATAAATTGACGAAACGCAACTTCTTTGAAGAACCAGGCCTTCATAAAACATTGATGGGTGATGGATTGGCACAGATCGTCGCAGGTTTTGTCGGCGGACCGCCAGTAACCAGCTACGGCGAAAACATCGGCGTGTTGGCGATCACGAAAGTTCACAGCGTTTTCGTTATCGGTGGAGCAGCCATCTTGGCAGTCGTACTAGGATTTGTCGGCAAATTGAGCGCACTGATCCTCAGCATCCCAGGACCAGTCATTTCAGGAATCAGTTTCATTCTCTTCGGAGTAATCGCCGCAAGCGGATTGAAAATCTTGATCGAAAACAAAATCGACTTTGATAAAAAGAAAAATCTGCTGATCGCATCAGTCATCCTAGTGATCGGTATCGGCGGACTAGTCTTTGAATTCGGAACATTCACTTTGTCAGCTATGGCACTAGCCACTGTTTTAGGAATCATCTTAAACCTTGTTTTACCGGAAACTTCAAGAAGCGAACAGGAGGAAGCAAAACATGATCATTCAGTCAGAGAGAATCAGTTTGAAACATCTATTAACCGTTGA